The following are encoded together in the Neofelis nebulosa isolate mNeoNeb1 chromosome 9, mNeoNeb1.pri, whole genome shotgun sequence genome:
- the RHOB gene encoding rho-related GTP-binding protein RhoB encodes MAAIRKKLVVVGDGACGKTCLLIVFSKDEFPEVYVPTVFENYVADIEVDGKQVELALWDTAGQEDYDRLRPLSYPDTDVILMCFSVDSPDSLENIPEKWVPEVKHFCPNVPIILVANKKDLRSDEHVRTELARMKQEPVRTDDGRAMAVRIQAYDYLECSAKTKEGVREVFETATRAALQKRYGSQNGCINCCKVL; translated from the coding sequence ATGGCGGCCATCCGCAAGAAGCTGGTGGTGGTGGGCGACGGTGCGTGCGGCAAGACGTGCCTGCTGATCGTGTTCAGTAAGGACGAGTTCCCCGAGGTGTACGTGCCCACCGTCTTCGAGAACTATGTGGCCGATATCGAGGTGGACGGCAAGCAGGTGGAGCTGGCGCTGTGGGACACGGCGGGCCAGGAGGACTACGACCGCCTGCGGCCGCTCTCCTACCCAGACACCGATGTGATCCTCATGTGCTTCTCAGTGGACAGCCCCGATTCGCTAGAGAACATCCCCGAGAAGTGGGTGCCCGAGGTGAAGCACTTCTGCCCCAACGTGCCCATCATCCTGGTGGCCAACAAGAAAGACCTGCGCAGCGACGAGCACGTCCGCACGGAGCTGGCCCGCATGAAGCAGGAACCCGTGCGCACGGATGACGGCCGCGCCATGGCCGTGCGCATCCAAGCCTACGACTACCTCGAGTGCTCCGCCAAGACCAAGGAGGGCGTGCGCGAGGTCTTCGAGACCGCCACGCGCGCCGCGCTGCAGAAGCGCTACGGCTCCCAGAACGGCTGCATCAACTGCTGCAAGGTGCTATGA